Proteins co-encoded in one Opisthocomus hoazin isolate bOpiHoa1 chromosome 9, bOpiHoa1.hap1, whole genome shotgun sequence genomic window:
- the TMEM169 gene encoding transmembrane protein 169 codes for MPSEVLESSSGVEETVRKESKSGGQSPHRGSVRRAVATTVTFDGEATMDRRKKKKKESRPESIIVYRSENENKVEEEQVDEEGGERSSEEGSKFLGQSTADGVWNMPLDSRYVTLTGTITRGKKKGQMVDIHVTLTDKELQELAKSKEPPKKDVPEKKKKCDVGLDRGPHVVLWTIICLPIIFVVSFVVSFYYGTITWYNIFLVYNEERTFWHKITFCPFLIIFYPIIIMVVSFSLGLYSAVAQVAWSFGYWWHAVRDMEKGFCGWLCSKLGLEDCSPYSIVELLDSDNISGSLSGKSSAQGVETSAV; via the exons ATGCCAAGCGAGGTGCTTGAGAGCAGCAGTGGAGTGGAGGAGACCGTGCGGAAGGAGAGCAAGTCTGGAGGCCAGAGCCCTCACCGTGGCTCTGTGAGAAGGGCTGTGGCAACCACTGTCACCTTTGATGGGGAAGCCACTATGGAccggaggaaaaagaagaagaaagagtctCGTCCTGAGTCAATAATAGTGTATCGGTCAGAGAACGAGAATAAGGTGGAAGAAGAACAGGtggatgaagaaggaggggagaggagctctGAGGAAGGCTCCAAGTTCCTGGGTCAGTCCACGGCAGATG GTGTCTGGAACATGCCTTTAGACAGCCGATATGTCACCTTGACTGGAACAATCACCAGGGGAAAGAAGAAGGGGCAGATGGTGGACATCCATGTCACACTAACGGACAAAGAGCTGCAGGAACTGGCTAAGTCAAAGGAACCTCCTAAAAAGGACGTAcctgagaagaagaagaaatgtgatGTTGGGCTGGACAGAGGACCACACGTCGTCCTCTGGACCATCATCTGCCTCCCCATCATTTTTGTAGTGTCCTTCGTGGTTTCATTCTACTATGGAACCATTACATGGTACAACATCTTCTTGGTGTACAATGAAGAGAGGACCTTCTGGCACAAAATCACATTTTGTCCCTTTTTGATCATCTTCTACCCAATTATAATTATGGTTGTGTCTTTTTCCCTAGGCCTCTACTCGGCTGTGGCCCAGGTAGCATGGTCCTTTGGGTACTGGTGGCATGCTGTTAGGGATATGGAGAAGGGCTTCTGTGGCTGGCTCTGCAGCAAGCTGGGTTTGGAAGATTGTTCTCCATACAGCATTGTCGAGCTGCTAGATTCTGACAATATCTCAGGTAGTCTCTCTGGCAAGAGCTCTGCGCAGGGGGTTGAGACCTCGGCAGTCTGA